Proteins encoded within one genomic window of Leptolyngbya sp. FACHB-261:
- a CDS encoding gas vesicle protein GvpG yields the protein MVWQLLTWPADGLMWLAEQIQERAESQLDQKANLQKELTAVQIQFDLGDLGEEEFAAREEELLLALDAIAQAEQEALALEIQAE from the coding sequence ATGGTCTGGCAACTATTGACTTGGCCTGCTGATGGCTTGATGTGGCTAGCCGAACAGATTCAGGAGCGGGCCGAATCCCAGCTGGATCAAAAAGCTAATCTGCAAAAGGAACTCACTGCCGTTCAGATCCAGTTCGACCTAGGTGATCTTGGCGAAGAAGAGTTCGCTGCTCGCGAAGAGGAACTACTCTTAGCACTTGATGCCATTGCCCAAGCCGAGCAAGAAGCACTGGCTCTAGAAATTCAAGCTGAATAG
- a CDS encoding response regulator: protein MHRILVVEDSYTHRLCLEASLKHLECQWQCVNNGQEALQRLPSFRPDLVISDIAMPVMSGLELYRHLRQRPVQLPILFVSAIQPQFLEELGICWLDCDWLAKPYTSEQLWEKLGDLGLCLRSLPEVC from the coding sequence ATGCACCGAATTTTGGTGGTCGAAGACAGCTATACACACCGGCTGTGCCTAGAGGCAAGCCTTAAGCATCTAGAGTGCCAGTGGCAATGTGTGAACAACGGTCAGGAAGCGTTGCAAAGACTGCCTAGCTTTCGACCTGATCTTGTGATTAGTGACATCGCTATGCCAGTGATGTCCGGGCTGGAACTGTACCGCCACCTGCGGCAGCGCCCTGTGCAGTTACCAATTCTGTTTGTCTCGGCTATTCAGCCTCAGTTTCTGGAGGAGTTGGGCATCTGCTGGCTAGACTGCGACTGGCTGGCCAAGCCTTACACCTCTGAGCAGTTGTGGGAGAAGCTGGGCGATTTGGGGTTGTGCCTGCGCTCTCTTCCAGAGGTGTGCTAG
- a CDS encoding alanine--glyoxylate aminotransferase family protein produces the protein MDDKLMLMIPGPTPVPEQALLALAKHPIGHRSGEFSKVMAEVTEGLKWLHQTQNDVLVLTASGTGALEAGIINFLSPGDRVLCGANGKFGERWVEVCTAYGIQVETISAPWGQALDPEAFRLQLEADTAKEIKAVIITHSETSTGVVNDLETINRHVKAHGQALIIVDAVTSLGAMNVPVDAWDLDVVGSGSQKGYMIPPGLGFVSVSPKAWEAYKTAKCPRYYLDLGKYRKDAAKNSTPYTTPVNLVIALQTTLRMMREEGLEQIFARHSRHRAATRAAIKALNLGLLADDASAAYSITAVQPPEGLDAEKIRSVLKKQFSIVMAGGQDHLKGKIFRIGHLGFVSDRDILTAISALEATLRELGYEGAVPGAGVAAAVRVLAS, from the coding sequence ATGGACGACAAACTGATGTTGATGATTCCCGGTCCCACACCGGTGCCAGAGCAGGCGTTGTTGGCTTTAGCCAAACACCCTATTGGTCACCGCAGTGGCGAGTTTTCCAAAGTGATGGCCGAGGTCACCGAGGGGCTCAAGTGGCTACACCAGACCCAAAACGACGTGCTGGTATTGACTGCCAGTGGTACGGGGGCCTTGGAGGCCGGCATTATCAACTTCTTAAGTCCGGGGGACCGAGTGCTCTGCGGAGCCAACGGCAAGTTCGGTGAGCGCTGGGTTGAAGTGTGCACCGCTTACGGCATTCAAGTTGAAACGATCTCTGCTCCTTGGGGCCAAGCCCTAGATCCAGAAGCCTTCCGGCTTCAGCTGGAGGCAGACACCGCGAAGGAAATCAAGGCGGTGATTATCACCCACAGCGAAACTTCTACGGGTGTGGTCAATGACCTGGAAACGATCAACCGCCATGTCAAAGCGCACGGTCAAGCACTGATCATCGTGGATGCTGTGACCAGCCTCGGTGCTATGAATGTACCAGTGGATGCCTGGGACCTCGATGTCGTAGGGTCAGGTTCTCAGAAGGGCTACATGATTCCGCCTGGACTGGGGTTTGTTTCGGTGAGCCCTAAGGCCTGGGAGGCGTATAAGACGGCAAAGTGCCCTCGCTACTATCTGGACCTGGGCAAATATCGCAAAGACGCGGCCAAGAACAGCACCCCTTACACCACACCTGTGAACCTGGTGATCGCGCTACAAACCACCCTACGCATGATGCGGGAAGAGGGACTGGAGCAGATTTTCGCTCGCCACAGCCGTCATCGGGCCGCTACTCGGGCAGCGATTAAAGCCTTGAACTTAGGGTTACTAGCAGATGACGCTAGCGCGGCCTACTCGATTACTGCTGTGCAACCACCTGAGGGCCTGGATGCTGAAAAAATCCGCTCTGTGCTCAAGAAGCAGTTCAGCATCGTCATGGCAGGCGGGCAGGATCACCTCAAGGGCAAGATTTTTCGGATCGGTCACCTGGGCTTTGTGAGCGACCGAGATATTCTAACGGCGATCTCAGCTCTCGAAGCAACCCTACGTGAACTCGGTTATGAAGGGGCAGTGCCCGGTGCTGGTGTGGCGGCAGCTGTACGGGTGCTAGCCAGCTAA
- a CDS encoding DUF2949 domain-containing protein, whose product MTSELMELSRSTSQLIRFLQEELSLSSNSIAMAMRRREQDPGPLPMILWQYGLVTLEQLERIFDWLEG is encoded by the coding sequence ATGACCTCCGAACTTATGGAACTCAGTAGAAGTACCTCTCAACTTATCCGCTTCCTCCAGGAAGAATTATCGCTTTCCTCTAACTCAATTGCTATGGCGATGCGTCGTCGTGAGCAAGACCCTGGTCCTCTGCCGATGATTTTGTGGCAGTACGGTCTGGTCACTCTAGAGCAACTGGAGCGCATTTTCGATTGGCTCGAGGGTTAG
- the ruvB gene encoding Holliday junction branch migration DNA helicase RuvB — MAIISSQSKAPDPERPSSEPATIPSLKAKGADLLLPTAAADERSDNPQEESLRPQRLEDYIGQKDVKEVLKITMQAARSRGEALDHLLFYGPPGLGKTTISTILAQEMGVAIKITTAPALERPRDIAGLLVSLTPGDILFIDEIHRLPRVTEEILYPAMEDFRLDITIGKGQSARIRSVPIARFTLIGATTRVGALTSPLRGRFGIIHRLRFYEVDELTEIVQRTARLLNVTIDLEGAAEVARRARGTPRIANRLLKRVRDYAEVKTTGLITEQVASDALELFDVDPLGLDWTDRKLLSVIIETFHGGPVGLDTLAAATGEDPQTIEEVYEPYLLQIGYLNRTPRGRTATAAAWHHLGFEPPERQLTL; from the coding sequence ATGGCAATTATTTCCTCTCAGTCCAAGGCCCCCGACCCTGAGCGACCCTCCTCAGAGCCAGCTACCATTCCGTCGCTGAAGGCGAAGGGGGCTGACCTGCTACTGCCCACGGCAGCAGCTGATGAGCGCAGCGACAATCCTCAGGAAGAGAGCCTACGCCCCCAGCGGCTAGAGGATTACATTGGTCAAAAGGACGTCAAAGAAGTCCTGAAGATCACTATGCAGGCAGCCCGTTCGCGCGGGGAAGCCTTAGACCACCTTTTGTTCTATGGCCCACCTGGTTTGGGTAAAACCACGATCAGCACGATCTTGGCGCAGGAGATGGGAGTTGCTATCAAAATCACCACCGCTCCGGCTCTAGAACGCCCCCGAGATATTGCCGGGTTGCTGGTGAGTTTAACCCCAGGCGACATTCTCTTCATCGACGAGATTCACCGCTTGCCACGAGTGACTGAAGAGATCCTTTACCCAGCGATGGAGGATTTCCGGCTCGACATCACGATCGGCAAGGGGCAAAGCGCTCGTATTCGCAGTGTTCCGATTGCCCGCTTCACGCTGATTGGGGCGACTACGCGGGTAGGTGCGCTCACCTCACCCTTGCGGGGGCGCTTCGGCATCATTCATCGTCTGCGCTTCTACGAGGTTGATGAACTGACCGAGATTGTGCAACGGACTGCCCGACTGCTCAACGTGACTATTGACCTTGAGGGAGCTGCCGAAGTAGCTCGACGAGCACGGGGTACCCCTCGCATCGCCAACCGTCTTCTAAAACGGGTGCGAGATTACGCCGAAGTGAAAACTACTGGTCTGATTACTGAACAGGTCGCCAGTGACGCATTGGAGCTGTTCGATGTCGATCCGCTCGGGCTGGATTGGACAGACCGCAAGTTACTAAGCGTCATTATTGAAACCTTTCATGGTGGTCCAGTTGGCCTCGATACTCTAGCTGCGGCTACTGGCGAGGACCCTCAGACGATAGAAGAGGTTTACGAGCCCTATCTACTGCAAATTGGCTACCTTAACCGAACTCCCCGTGGCCGAACTGCAACAGCTGCAGCTTGGCATCACCTAGGATTTGAGCCACCTGAGCGTCAGCTGACTCTGTAG
- a CDS encoding YifB family Mg chelatase-like AAA ATPase, whose protein sequence is MLARVWSALLVGIQAVQVGVEVDVSGGLPGIAVVGLPDAAIQESKERVKAALKNSGFAFPMRRVVINLTPADLRKEGPCFDLPISVGILAASEQADPRLLEQYLFLGEVSLDGSLRPVTGVLPVAAAAQRLGFKGLVVPLDNVAEAAIVQGLRVYGLRSLAEVSEFLSAPEHFTPHQLSAKHPDPAAAPYAPDLKDVKGQQHARRALEIAAAGGHNLIFVGPPGSGKTLLSQRLPSILPPLSLDEALSVTQIYSVAGLLRDRGSLVNERPFRSPHHSASGAALVGGGSFPRPGEISLAHNGVLFLDELTEFKRDVLEFLRQPLEEGQVTISRARQSVVFPAQFTLVASTNPCQCGYYSDPIQSCTCTARQREQYWARLSGPLMDRIDLQVQVSRLKPEEITSQCEGEPSQSVRVRVQQARDRQQTRFEVEPGLRCNSQMQTRHLRQFCTIDDTSRTLLEAAIRRLGLSARATDRVLKVSRTIADLAGDEILKAHHLAEAIQYRTLDRAVSS, encoded by the coding sequence GTGTTAGCAAGAGTTTGGAGCGCTTTGCTGGTTGGCATTCAGGCAGTGCAAGTCGGGGTTGAAGTGGACGTCTCCGGGGGCTTGCCTGGTATTGCAGTGGTGGGGTTACCAGACGCTGCTATTCAGGAATCCAAAGAGCGAGTCAAAGCAGCGCTGAAGAACTCCGGCTTTGCCTTTCCGATGCGCCGAGTCGTGATTAATCTAACACCAGCCGATTTGCGCAAAGAAGGTCCTTGCTTCGATCTGCCGATCAGCGTTGGTATCTTGGCTGCATCCGAGCAAGCTGATCCACGCTTGTTGGAACAGTACCTTTTCTTGGGTGAGGTGTCATTAGACGGCAGTCTGCGACCGGTTACAGGAGTGTTGCCAGTAGCCGCTGCTGCTCAACGTTTAGGCTTCAAGGGGCTCGTAGTCCCTCTTGATAATGTCGCGGAGGCAGCAATTGTCCAGGGACTGAGGGTATATGGCTTGCGCTCTCTGGCAGAAGTGAGCGAATTTCTAAGTGCACCTGAGCACTTCACTCCGCATCAGCTTTCTGCGAAGCATCCTGACCCGGCAGCTGCCCCTTACGCACCCGATCTAAAAGATGTCAAAGGCCAACAACATGCCAGACGCGCCTTAGAAATTGCCGCAGCAGGCGGACACAACCTGATCTTTGTAGGACCACCGGGCAGTGGCAAAACGCTCCTTTCCCAACGCTTGCCCAGCATTTTGCCGCCTCTGTCATTAGATGAGGCACTGTCAGTGACCCAGATCTACTCAGTGGCAGGCTTGCTCCGCGATCGTGGCAGCCTAGTCAATGAGCGCCCTTTTCGCAGCCCGCATCACTCAGCCTCAGGAGCAGCTTTGGTGGGCGGTGGCAGTTTTCCGAGACCGGGTGAAATCTCCCTGGCCCATAATGGTGTGCTTTTTTTAGATGAATTAACCGAGTTCAAACGGGATGTGCTGGAGTTTCTACGCCAGCCACTTGAAGAAGGCCAGGTTACGATTTCACGGGCTCGACAGTCCGTGGTGTTTCCTGCTCAATTCACCTTGGTTGCTAGCACCAATCCCTGTCAGTGCGGTTACTATAGCGACCCCATCCAATCCTGTACTTGCACTGCACGACAGCGAGAGCAATATTGGGCGAGGCTCTCCGGCCCCTTGATGGATCGGATTGATTTACAAGTCCAAGTCAGTCGTCTCAAGCCCGAGGAAATCACCAGCCAATGCGAGGGCGAGCCGTCCCAAAGCGTTAGGGTGCGCGTACAGCAGGCCCGGGACCGTCAGCAGACTCGATTTGAGGTTGAGCCTGGATTGCGTTGCAATTCCCAGATGCAGACCCGCCATCTCCGCCAGTTTTGCACTATAGACGACACCTCTCGCACCCTACTAGAGGCTGCCATTCGTCGGTTGGGACTGTCGGCACGGGCAACAGACCGGGTGCTCAAAGTCAGCCGCACCATTGCCGATCTGGCTGGGGATGAAATCCTGAAAGCTCACCATTTGGCTGAAGCTATTCAATATCGCACTCTGGATCGCGCTGTGAGTTCTTGA
- a CDS encoding DUF4344 domain-containing metallopeptidase — protein MSLSVFGCFLSACSDTEIAQKAVRTEQGTQPQIAIPEEVPKPQPLPVPTQASKARDLGDFKLVYASVEKPEYQNLEQVFKTSGQIDSLVAGLNKTLALPTDITIRMTDGSNCSKSGTHYRLSQKEIVLCYQDASRYAQEFSKHLKSEAEIATAVLDVSSWDLLHETGHALISVLQLPITGREEDVADEIATLKLIEAGNGWDQAAMNAAKEFAYTAQQQSSTKELWDVHALDQQRSYNILCFVYGSNPKKHASLVQKGTLPEARANTCVDEYAQKTASWNTLLSAYLKNQARPITTPKS, from the coding sequence TTGAGCCTATCCGTTTTTGGCTGCTTCCTCAGCGCTTGTAGCGATACTGAGATTGCTCAAAAAGCAGTTCGGACTGAGCAGGGGACCCAACCCCAAATTGCCATTCCGGAGGAGGTCCCTAAACCTCAGCCACTACCCGTACCTACCCAAGCCAGTAAGGCGAGGGACTTAGGCGACTTCAAGCTCGTTTATGCCTCAGTTGAGAAACCTGAGTATCAAAACCTGGAGCAAGTATTTAAGACATCAGGACAAATCGACTCTCTAGTTGCAGGTCTAAACAAGACATTGGCCCTGCCAACTGACATTACAATCCGCATGACTGATGGCTCTAATTGCTCAAAATCAGGCACTCATTATCGGTTGAGCCAAAAAGAAATTGTCCTCTGTTATCAAGATGCCAGCCGATATGCACAAGAGTTTTCTAAGCACCTGAAATCAGAAGCAGAGATCGCAACCGCCGTCCTTGATGTCAGTAGTTGGGATCTGTTGCACGAGACGGGGCACGCGCTGATTTCGGTCCTACAGCTGCCAATCACAGGCAGAGAAGAAGATGTTGCTGACGAAATCGCAACTCTGAAATTGATAGAAGCTGGCAACGGCTGGGACCAAGCTGCGATGAATGCAGCCAAAGAATTTGCCTATACAGCCCAACAGCAATCGTCAACGAAAGAGCTTTGGGATGTGCATGCCCTGGATCAACAAAGATCCTACAACATCCTTTGTTTTGTCTATGGTAGCAACCCTAAGAAACACGCATCGTTGGTTCAAAAAGGAACATTACCTGAGGCCAGGGCCAACACTTGCGTTGATGAGTACGCTCAGAAAACAGCAAGTTGGAATACATTGTTGTCTGCCTATCTCAAAAATCAAGCTAGGCCGATCACGACTCCTAAATCCTAG
- a CDS encoding GNAT family N-acetyltransferase encodes MQVEITTWYLEMLAASELRPALTAKDKLSVMQAEVPLPELNRFFYTAIGGDWYWLDRLSWTYQRWLDYLSRPEVQTWVAYLSGTPAGYIELEAQPNHNVEIAYFGILKPFVGQRIGGHLLSIGIQQAWAMGAKRLWVHTCSLDGPHALRNYQARGFRLYQEKVWAEDIPEKAPGPWPGAY; translated from the coding sequence ATGCAGGTAGAAATCACCACCTGGTACCTGGAAATGCTGGCGGCATCTGAGTTGCGTCCTGCACTAACTGCTAAGGATAAGCTCAGTGTCATGCAGGCTGAGGTGCCGCTACCAGAACTGAATCGCTTCTTCTACACAGCAATCGGAGGAGATTGGTACTGGCTGGACCGACTGAGCTGGACCTACCAACGCTGGTTAGATTATCTGAGTCGCCCCGAAGTACAGACTTGGGTTGCTTACCTGTCTGGAACACCAGCTGGCTACATCGAATTGGAAGCTCAGCCCAATCACAATGTTGAGATCGCCTACTTTGGCATTCTGAAACCCTTTGTCGGCCAGCGGATCGGGGGTCATCTGCTCAGCATTGGTATTCAGCAAGCTTGGGCAATGGGAGCCAAGCGTTTGTGGGTCCACACTTGTAGCCTGGATGGTCCTCACGCGCTGAGAAACTACCAGGCTCGTGGGTTTCGGCTTTATCAAGAGAAAGTCTGGGCAGAGGATATTCCTGAAAAAGCTCCAGGTCCCTGGCCCGGAGCTTACTAA
- a CDS encoding F420-0:Gamma-glutamyl ligase, which produces MAGFLAIILVGLALALLLFELQYRQRQGNQLELDTGDWTFEQMQPERYRLNGLFTAYNRTRKLELMLPQVWAEATLLSTTSLDGISYKLWVTPEHATAEARPDGYWFGYIIKAQATTRLRVDLEIQGQDLSQLDSAWVRVHYVVYGPEGRISKTRHTVVPLKFPKPQEAPAWRETSAGSVLPIRTHLLTPLDTPVNIIQRYVKPYAQAGDVITFGETPIAIMQRRWRHPEEVRPGWLARRICYYFLPTSSLATACGMQTLVDVSGAWRVLWAFVAGAFAKKFLGKPGMFYQLAGEQAPLIDDVTGTLPPYDQFIVLGPDQPDALVDQVKTETGLEAAIVDVNDLKAVKILAATSGVSRSLLTQALIDNPAGNAAEQTPIVLIRPKTESSGA; this is translated from the coding sequence ATGGCAGGGTTTCTCGCGATTATTTTGGTGGGATTGGCGCTGGCGCTGCTGCTATTTGAGCTTCAGTACCGGCAGCGACAAGGCAATCAGCTAGAACTTGATACAGGGGACTGGACCTTCGAGCAGATGCAGCCCGAGCGTTATCGGCTCAATGGCCTGTTTACGGCTTACAACCGGACCCGCAAGCTGGAATTAATGCTGCCTCAGGTTTGGGCCGAGGCAACCCTGCTGTCTACCACCAGTTTGGATGGGATTAGCTACAAGCTTTGGGTTACGCCAGAGCATGCTACGGCAGAGGCGCGTCCAGACGGCTACTGGTTCGGCTACATCATCAAAGCTCAGGCCACAACCCGGTTGCGGGTTGATCTAGAGATCCAAGGCCAAGACCTGAGCCAGCTTGATTCTGCCTGGGTTCGTGTGCACTACGTGGTTTACGGCCCTGAAGGGCGTATCTCCAAAACTCGCCATACAGTTGTGCCTCTCAAGTTTCCTAAGCCTCAAGAGGCTCCAGCCTGGCGCGAGACCAGTGCCGGGTCCGTCCTGCCCATCCGCACCCACCTGCTCACCCCCCTGGACACACCGGTTAATATCATTCAGCGCTATGTCAAACCCTATGCCCAAGCTGGGGATGTCATCACTTTTGGCGAGACGCCGATCGCGATCATGCAAAGGCGCTGGCGACACCCGGAAGAGGTCCGTCCAGGCTGGTTAGCGCGCCGAATTTGCTACTATTTCCTGCCCACTTCGAGCTTAGCGACTGCCTGTGGCATGCAAACACTGGTCGATGTCTCGGGAGCTTGGCGAGTACTTTGGGCTTTTGTGGCGGGGGCCTTTGCTAAAAAGTTTTTGGGCAAGCCGGGTATGTTTTACCAGTTAGCAGGGGAACAGGCTCCCCTTATTGATGATGTCACCGGCACACTCCCTCCTTACGACCAGTTCATTGTGTTGGGACCGGACCAACCCGATGCATTGGTCGACCAGGTCAAGACCGAGACTGGTTTGGAGGCTGCTATTGTCGATGTCAACGATCTGAAAGCAGTTAAGATATTGGCAGCAACGTCTGGTGTTTCCAGATCTCTGTTGACCCAGGCGCTGATCGATAACCCAGCTGGCAACGCCGCTGAGCAGACGCCTATCGTCCTGATTAGACCCAAGACCGAAAGCTCAGGAGCCTGA
- a CDS encoding GNAT family N-acetyltransferase: MTQTLPPEAESPKVEVVVRPVQHRDLEAVERLLLEAFETDYQRRSIDFSRQLRRVRRWFAPLKVLSWLPGRFQHFFCTQVAEQAGQIVGVIQVSPFNRSHSTWRVDHVAVDVLSRGKGIGSRLLRHCFENFWQARTWLLEVEVNNKSAMSLYRENGFQPLAQITYWSLSPELQEELRQHQPDLPNLLPVSNADAQLLHQLDTAAMPPLVRQVYDRHIDDFKLSLISLVLELARQLVSRTAIVSGYIYEPQRKAAIGHFHLRLSRNGTQPHMAQMTVHPAYTWLYPELVAQMAQITAGLPPQQLQLASTDYQPEREAYLERVQADRVEHTLLMSRSVWHKVREWKPAALEGLQLASVIPGFQPAHKPVPGRIEAEPAVQPVPLKLKVHPRNSKGDGPSQSPAS, encoded by the coding sequence ATGACCCAGACCTTGCCACCTGAAGCTGAATCACCCAAAGTCGAAGTTGTGGTGCGTCCTGTGCAACACCGGGATTTGGAAGCCGTCGAACGCTTGCTCCTGGAAGCATTTGAGACAGACTATCAACGGCGCTCCATCGACTTTAGCCGTCAGTTGCGTCGGGTTCGACGTTGGTTTGCACCGCTCAAAGTGTTGAGCTGGTTGCCAGGGCGCTTTCAGCATTTCTTCTGCACTCAAGTTGCTGAGCAGGCTGGGCAAATCGTTGGGGTTATTCAGGTTTCACCGTTTAACCGCAGCCACAGCACTTGGCGGGTTGATCATGTTGCCGTGGATGTTCTATCGAGAGGCAAGGGCATTGGCAGCCGTTTGTTGCGCCACTGCTTCGAGAACTTTTGGCAAGCGCGGACCTGGTTGTTAGAGGTTGAGGTCAACAACAAGTCAGCGATGAGCCTCTACCGTGAAAACGGCTTTCAACCTTTGGCTCAGATTACCTACTGGTCACTATCCCCGGAATTGCAGGAGGAGTTGCGGCAGCATCAGCCCGATTTGCCGAACCTGCTACCCGTTAGCAACGCGGATGCACAGCTGCTGCATCAGCTTGATACAGCGGCCATGCCACCTCTAGTGCGCCAAGTTTATGACCGCCACATCGACGACTTCAAGCTCAGCCTGATTAGTTTAGTGCTGGAACTGGCGCGGCAATTAGTCAGCCGCACTGCGATTGTCAGTGGCTATATCTACGAGCCTCAGCGGAAGGCTGCGATTGGGCATTTTCATCTGCGTCTATCGCGCAATGGGACCCAGCCGCACATGGCCCAAATGACGGTTCACCCAGCCTATACCTGGTTGTACCCAGAGTTAGTGGCACAGATGGCGCAGATTACAGCAGGGTTGCCACCGCAACAGTTACAACTCGCCTCTACAGACTATCAACCTGAACGGGAAGCCTACTTAGAGCGAGTTCAAGCGGACCGGGTCGAGCACACGCTGCTGATGTCTCGCTCAGTCTGGCACAAAGTCCGCGAGTGGAAGCCCGCAGCCCTTGAAGGCTTGCAGTTGGCTAGCGTGATTCCTGGATTCCAACCTGCCCACAAGCCTGTGCCAGGTCGGATTGAAGCAGAGCCAGCCGTTCAGCCAGTTCCCCTCAAGCTGAAAGTTCATCCCCGTAACTCCAAGGGGGATGGCCCCTCCCAAAGTCCAGCGAGTTAA
- the ruvX gene encoding Holliday junction resolvase RuvX: protein MVSALGLDIGRKRIGVAGCDRTGLIAHGLMTLERRSWAQDVAQLQALVKERQVEVLVVGLPYQMDGSLGFQARQVQKIARGLSQALALPLEYVDERLTSFQAEQLLLAENRSPSRNRGLIDRKAACLILQQWLDQRRLQAGEESRNP, encoded by the coding sequence GTGGTTTCTGCCTTGGGCTTGGATATCGGACGAAAGCGAATCGGCGTGGCTGGTTGCGATCGCACCGGCCTCATTGCCCATGGCTTGATGACTCTTGAGCGGCGCTCCTGGGCTCAGGATGTGGCTCAGCTGCAAGCGCTGGTGAAAGAGCGGCAAGTCGAAGTGCTAGTTGTGGGCTTGCCGTACCAAATGGATGGCTCCTTAGGTTTTCAGGCGCGGCAAGTGCAAAAGATTGCCCGAGGACTGTCTCAAGCGTTGGCTCTACCATTGGAATATGTGGATGAGCGGTTGACCTCTTTTCAGGCTGAGCAGTTGCTATTGGCAGAAAATCGGTCACCTTCGCGCAATCGAGGCTTAATTGACCGTAAGGCAGCGTGCCTGATTCTGCAACAATGGTTAGACCAGCGCCGTTTGCAAGCAGGAGAGGAGAGTCGCAATCCATGA
- a CDS encoding DUF3727 domain-containing protein, whose product MTDPVKVDGDDMSDETILYLKDEAGLSLPCYVERAFEIDGDDYVLLQPVDYPVQIFAWEATDEDENTLADLEDDELAEVFPTAQAVLAEQNLTLKRTAHTLTVDGDIAEPEEEDIFSIETDEDSDVEGEFQKLASFFHEEQEYAVFTALSPLLFFARLKNATQVDLLSPEEFQKIQPMLAMIEDSLFDDEDE is encoded by the coding sequence ATGACCGATCCAGTCAAGGTGGACGGGGATGATATGTCCGATGAGACCATCCTGTACCTGAAGGACGAAGCCGGACTATCGTTGCCCTGCTATGTCGAGCGCGCCTTTGAGATTGACGGCGACGACTACGTTCTGCTCCAGCCCGTTGACTATCCAGTCCAGATCTTTGCCTGGGAAGCAACTGATGAAGATGAAAACACTCTGGCGGATCTTGAAGATGATGAATTAGCAGAGGTGTTCCCTACGGCCCAAGCGGTTTTGGCTGAGCAAAACCTGACGCTCAAGCGAACCGCTCACACCTTAACCGTTGATGGGGATATCGCCGAGCCTGAAGAGGAAGATATCTTTTCTATAGAAACCGACGAGGACAGCGATGTCGAAGGTGAGTTTCAGAAACTAGCTAGCTTCTTTCATGAGGAACAGGAATACGCAGTTTTCACTGCGCTTTCCCCACTGCTGTTCTTTGCTCGTCTAAAGAACGCTACTCAGGTAGACTTGCTCTCGCCTGAGGAGTTCCAGAAGATTCAGCCGATGCTGGCCATGATTGAAGACAGCCTGTTTGATGACGAGGACGAATAG